Below is a window of Prosthecochloris sp. GSB1 DNA.
TTTCATCATCGTCAACTATCTCGACGAGGCGGACCGGGCTCGAGCCGAGCGGTCGATCGGCGAGATCAGGGCGAAAATGTTTTGTCCTCTCCGCAGGGAGGATATAGACCTGATGCCTGAAAAGTCCGAGGAGGTCGTTTCCAATACCCGCAGGCAGGACTATCTCGAAAAAGTTCGTATCGCCAAGGAGCATATCAAGGCGGGAGACATTTTTCAGGTTCAGGTTTCACAGCGTCTCAGGCGGCATCTCAATACCAGGCCGTTCGACGTTTACCGCATGCTCAGGACGATCAATCCTTCTCCCTACCTCTACTATTTCGACATGGACGGATTCGATATCGTCGGTTCATCGCCCGAGCTGCTCGTGCGGGTCAGCGCCAGGAACGACGGGCGGAGGATCGTCGATACGCGGCCGATCGCCGGCACCCGTCCGAGGGGCAAGACCGTCGAGGAGGACCGGCGCATCGAGGCCGACCTGCTCAGCGACGAAAAGGAGCTGGCCGAACACCTCATGCTGATCGATCTGAGCCGCAACGATATCGGCAGGATAGCCAAGGTCGGAACGGTCGAGACCAACGAGATGATGATTATCGAACGTTACTCTCACGTCATGCATATCGTCAGCAACGTTCGGGGCGAGCTTTGCGACGAACACAGCCCGATGGACGCTTTCTGGGCCTGTTTTCCGGCCGGAACGCTTACCGGGGCACCCAAGGTCAGGGCCATGGAGATCATCTACGAACTCGAGGAGGAAAAGCGTGGCCTCTACGGCGGGGCGGTGGGCTTTATCGATTTCAGGGGAGAACTGGAGACCGCGATAGCCATCCGTACCATGGTCGTGCGCGACGGGACGATCTATTTTCAGGCCGCGGGCGGAATCGTCGACGATTCGGTTCCGCTGAACGAATTCGAGGAAACCATGAACAAGATGAAGGCGGGATTGCGGACCGTCGAGAGCCTCGAGCATTTCGAGGACTGATGGGCCTCGCCGCGGGCGTTTTGCCATACCGATGCAGCGAACAACATGTAACAAATGCAGCGTAAGATGAAAAACAACAAACTCACCTACCTGTTCCTGATTCTCGCCGGAGTGGCCGTCGGCGGGCTTGTTTTTTCCAATATCGAGTTCACGTTTCCCGACAAGGATCGTCATGCGGCGGTGACCAACCGGGCGAACGAGGCCACGGCCGCCAACGCGACCCGCGACATGCCGATACGGACGTTGCGGGATTTCAACGAGGCGTTCGTGAAGGTAGCCGAATCGGCCACGCCTTCGGTCGTTACCATATTCACTGAAAAGACGGTCAACCGTCGTTTCGTTTCGCCGTTCGATCTTTTCGGCAGCCCGTTCGACGAATTTTTCGGGATTCCGCGAGAAAGGGAAGGGAGCAACGGCCAGAAAGAAGTTCTGCGCGGGCTCGGCTCGGGAGTTATCGTGCGCAAGGACGGTTATATACTTACCAACAATCACGTGATCGACAAGGCGGACGCCATCTATGTGCGAACCAGCGACAACCGGCGCCTGGAAGCGAAAGTGGTCGGTACCGATCCGAAGACGGATATCGCCGTCCTTAAGGCCGATGCGAAGAATCTCAAGCCGATCGCCATCGGCGACAGCGACGCCCTGCGCGTCGGCGAGTGGGTGATCGCCATCGGCAGTCCGCTCGGCGAAAATCTTGCGCGAACGGTGACGCAGGGTATCGTCAGCGCAAAGGGGCGAGCGAACGTCGGTCTCGCCGATTATGAGGATTTTATCCAGACCGACGCGGCGATCAATCCCGGAAACTCCGGAGGTCCGCTGGTGAACATCAACGGCGAACTCGTCGGCGTCAACACGGCGATCGCGAGCCGCACGGGTGGTTTCGAGGGGATCGGTTTCGCCGTACCGTCCAACATGGCGCGTCAGATCATGGAATCGCTTATCAGCAAAGGCCGGGTCACCAGGGGCTGGCTCGGGGTGACGATCCAGGACGTCGACGAAAACATCGCGAAGGGACTCCGGCTCGAGAAGGCCGGGGGCGCGCTGGTCGGCACCGTGGTCGATAAAGGGCCCGCCCGTTCGGCCGGAGTGAAGACCGGCGACGTGATTCTGGAGATCGACGGCAGGACGGTCCAAAACACGGTCGAGCTGCGCAACCAGATCGCGGCGACGCCTCCGGGCAGGACGGTCGGGTTGACCCTCTGGCGGAACGGTGTCGTCAAAAAAGTCAGCGTCAGACTCGGTGAGCTTCCGGGACAGGAAGCCGCCGCTGCCGCCGACCGGAAAATCGACGAGGAACTCGGTTTCAGCGCAGCACCGTTCTCGTCCGATCTCGCCTCCCGCTACCGGCTCCAGGCGGATGCCGGAAAGGTTGTCGTCACGGGGGTCGATTCCGCGAGCAACGCCTATCGCGCGGGGCTCAGGGAAGGTGACGTGATCAAGGCCGCGAACAGGAAGGATATCGCTTCCTACAAGCAGTTTCTCGATCTCGTCGGCGGGATGAAGCGGGGCGATCTGCTTTTTCTCCTGGTCGAACGCAACGGGAGCAAGGTTTATTTCGCCTTTAACCTGTAGGCGGCTTTGGAGGCTTTTCAAAGAATCGTACATTGACTTTAATACGACATAAAGGTAAAGTCAGCATCGTCCGCTGACTTTACTTTTTTTGTTGTCGAGGTCGAGAGCGAAGGAGCCACATTTGCATCCGGGCCGGCGACCGGTTTAAACAATAAACTCTTTGTGTTATGAGTGACAGAATTTACCTGACCAAGTCCGGATACGACAGGCTGAGAGAGGAACTGAACGTCATGAAGAACGATACCAGAAAGGACGTGCTGGAAAAGATAGCCGAAGCGAGGTCGCACGGAGACCTGAGCGAAAACGCCGAGTACGAGGCGGCCAGGGAGGAACAGTCACAGCTCGAAAACCGCATCGGGGAACTGGAAAGCAAACTGTCGCGAGCAACGATTCTCGATCCTCGCCAGATCAGGACCGACAGGGTCTATATTCTCACATCCGTGAAACTCCGCAACCTGGTTGCCGAAGAGGAAGAGGATGTCGTCGAATATACGCTGGTTTCCTCCGAGGAGGCGGATACCGATCAGGGCAAGATATCGGTGCGTTCTCCCGTAGGGCGTTCCC
It encodes the following:
- the trpE gene encoding anthranilate synthase component I gives rise to the protein MSRNDHEPAFLLNPLVKTVHADTETPVSVYLKLRDAYSCLLESVEGEERLARFSYIAIDPVAILKGSVNGDVSLDIRDERFRPLEELVRPRDGLRKVIDSCLRAFGTSQEDDNGPGTSPMITSGAFGYFSYDTMHLVERIPFAEKPDPADLPDTILLFCDKLVVFDNVKRKVFIIVNYLDEADRARAERSIGEIRAKMFCPLRREDIDLMPEKSEEVVSNTRRQDYLEKVRIAKEHIKAGDIFQVQVSQRLRRHLNTRPFDVYRMLRTINPSPYLYYFDMDGFDIVGSSPELLVRVSARNDGRRIVDTRPIAGTRPRGKTVEEDRRIEADLLSDEKELAEHLMLIDLSRNDIGRIAKVGTVETNEMMIIERYSHVMHIVSNVRGELCDEHSPMDAFWACFPAGTLTGAPKVRAMEIIYELEEEKRGLYGGAVGFIDFRGELETAIAIRTMVVRDGTIYFQAAGGIVDDSVPLNEFEETMNKMKAGLRTVESLEHFED
- a CDS encoding DegQ family serine endoprotease: MKNNKLTYLFLILAGVAVGGLVFSNIEFTFPDKDRHAAVTNRANEATAANATRDMPIRTLRDFNEAFVKVAESATPSVVTIFTEKTVNRRFVSPFDLFGSPFDEFFGIPREREGSNGQKEVLRGLGSGVIVRKDGYILTNNHVIDKADAIYVRTSDNRRLEAKVVGTDPKTDIAVLKADAKNLKPIAIGDSDALRVGEWVIAIGSPLGENLARTVTQGIVSAKGRANVGLADYEDFIQTDAAINPGNSGGPLVNINGELVGVNTAIASRTGGFEGIGFAVPSNMARQIMESLISKGRVTRGWLGVTIQDVDENIAKGLRLEKAGGALVGTVVDKGPARSAGVKTGDVILEIDGRTVQNTVELRNQIAATPPGRTVGLTLWRNGVVKKVSVRLGELPGQEAAAAADRKIDEELGFSAAPFSSDLASRYRLQADAGKVVVTGVDSASNAYRAGLREGDVIKAANRKDIASYKQFLDLVGGMKRGDLLFLLVERNGSKVYFAFNL
- the greA gene encoding transcription elongation factor GreA, yielding MSDRIYLTKSGYDRLREELNVMKNDTRKDVLEKIAEARSHGDLSENAEYEAAREEQSQLENRIGELESKLSRATILDPRQIRTDRVYILTSVKLRNLVAEEEEDVVEYTLVSSEEADTDQGKISVRSPVGRSLIGKIVGDRVRISVPKGELHYEILEIFVK